The following are from one region of the Flavobacteriaceae bacterium UJ101 genome:
- the rlmB gene encoding 23S rRNA (guanosine(2251)-2'-O)-methyltransferase (Belongs to the class IV-like SAM-binding methyltransferase superfamily. RNA methyltransferase TrmH family.; KEGG: pdi:BDI_0708 23S rRNA (guanosine2251-2'-O)-methyltransferase), whose protein sequence is MQQDNMVFGLRPVIEAINSGKTLDSLFIQTGLKGEIYAELKGLIKKYNISSKQVPAERLNRFTRKNHQGIVAFISPIDFHRIEDLLPKLYEEGKTPLLLILDRVTDARNFGAIVRTAECTGVDAIIIPKKNAAPINADAIKTSTGAIYNIPICKESDLKAVIEYIQDYGLQAVAASEKTNDTLYDLDMKVPTAIIMGSEENGVSLSYIKAAQKVAKLPMYGKIGSLNVSVACGAFLYECVRQRME, encoded by the coding sequence ATGCAACAAGACAACATGGTTTTCGGACTTCGTCCAGTAATTGAAGCTATCAATAGTGGAAAGACCTTAGATAGTTTATTTATTCAAACTGGATTAAAAGGTGAAATTTATGCAGAATTAAAAGGACTTATAAAAAAATACAATATTAGTTCCAAACAAGTCCCTGCAGAACGTTTAAATCGTTTTACACGAAAAAACCACCAAGGAATTGTTGCTTTTATATCGCCTATTGATTTTCATCGAATCGAAGATCTATTACCCAAATTATATGAAGAAGGCAAAACACCCCTTCTCCTTATTTTAGATCGTGTAACCGATGCACGAAATTTTGGTGCTATTGTTCGAACAGCAGAATGCACTGGTGTAGATGCTATTATCATTCCTAAAAAAAATGCAGCACCTATCAATGCTGATGCTATTAAAACTTCTACAGGTGCCATTTATAATATTCCAATTTGTAAAGAATCTGATTTAAAAGCTGTTATAGAATATATTCAAGACTATGGTCTTCAAGCAGTTGCAGCATCTGAAAAAACAAACGATACATTATATGATTTGGATATGAAAGTTCCTACTGCTATTATTATGGGAAGTGAAGAAAACGGTGTTTCGCTCTCATATATAAAAGCAGCTCAAAAAGTAGCTAAATTACCTATGTATGGTAAAATTGGCTCTTTAAATGTTTCGGTAGCTTGTGGTGCTTTCTTATATGAATGTGTCCGTCAGCGAATGGAATGA
- a CDS encoding UPF0053 protein (Belongs to the UPF0053 family; Contains 2 CBS domains; Contains 1 DUF21 domain.) — protein MFLLIVYGIASIFFSFLCSILEAVLLSVTPTFINIKKQEGKKYADTLEELKKDVDKPLIAILTINTIAHTVGAIMVGVQAENVFANGDGLSLFGFNIGMVGVVSAVMTALILIASEIIPKTIGATYWKSLAGFSSVLLKYMVLILKYTGVLWLLQLFTKMIGAKGEHGSVLSREDFSAMTDIAEQEGVFQESESTVIKNLINFKKILVKSVMTPRTVVFSVDEDVILHDFFAENPHLQFSRIPVYKESPDHITGYFLKDVFLESIINKKGGNTLSTIKREILVFKEDANIYDVFNQFTEKREHIAVVMDEFGGTAGLVTMEDVLETLLGLEIVDEFDQNTDMQEVARNMWKKRAKRLGIIDENDSNE, from the coding sequence ATGTTTTTATTAATCGTTTATGGAATAGCCTCCATATTCTTTTCTTTTTTATGTTCCATTCTTGAAGCTGTATTACTAAGTGTAACACCTACTTTCATTAATATCAAGAAACAAGAAGGGAAAAAATATGCCGATACTTTAGAAGAATTAAAAAAAGATGTTGATAAACCACTTATAGCCATTCTTACCATCAATACAATTGCGCATACAGTTGGTGCTATTATGGTGGGAGTTCAAGCAGAAAATGTCTTTGCTAATGGAGATGGTCTTTCTCTATTTGGATTTAATATTGGGATGGTTGGTGTTGTATCAGCTGTAATGACCGCTTTAATTCTTATTGCGTCAGAGATTATTCCTAAAACAATTGGAGCTACATACTGGAAAAGTTTAGCAGGATTTTCATCTGTATTATTAAAATATATGGTTCTTATTTTAAAATATACAGGCGTTTTATGGTTACTTCAACTTTTTACCAAAATGATTGGAGCTAAAGGAGAGCATGGTTCTGTTTTAAGTCGTGAAGATTTTTCTGCAATGACTGATATTGCTGAACAAGAAGGTGTTTTCCAAGAAAGTGAGTCTACTGTGATAAAAAACCTAATCAACTTTAAAAAGATATTAGTTAAAAGTGTTATGACACCTAGAACGGTTGTTTTTTCTGTTGATGAAGATGTTATCCTTCATGATTTTTTTGCTGAAAACCCACATTTGCAATTCTCAAGAATTCCTGTTTATAAAGAATCTCCTGACCATATCACAGGTTATTTTCTAAAAGATGTTTTTCTTGAATCTATTATCAATAAAAAAGGGGGAAATACACTTTCAACTATTAAACGAGAAATTCTAGTTTTTAAAGAAGATGCTAATATTTATGATGTCTTCAATCAATTTACAGAAAAAAGAGAGCATATAGCCGTTGTAATGGATGAATTTGGTGGTACCGCAGGACTTGTAACTATGGAAGATGTTTTAGAAACACTTTTAGGGCTAGAAATTGTAGATGAATTTGATCAAAATACTGATATGCAAGAAGTAGCTCGAAATATGTGGAAGAAACGTGCTAAACGCTTAGGTATCATTGATGAAAATGATTCTAATGAATAA
- the GLO1|gloA gene encoding lactoylglutathione lyase (KEGG: msu:MS0597 lactoylglutathione lyase), whose amino-acid sequence MKIEHIAIWVEDLEKMKSFYQFYFQGQSNKIYHNPKKKFSSYFISFDGECRIELMHNPSILNLKKENRASFLGIVHFAISVGSKKQVDQLTQQLENDGYTVISQPRTTGDGYYESVVLDPENNPIEITI is encoded by the coding sequence ATGAAAATAGAGCATATTGCTATTTGGGTTGAAGATCTCGAAAAAATGAAATCTTTCTACCAGTTTTATTTCCAAGGTCAGTCAAATAAAATTTATCATAATCCAAAGAAAAAATTTTCCTCTTATTTCATATCTTTTGATGGTGAATGTCGTATAGAATTGATGCATAATCCATCTATTCTTAACTTAAAAAAAGAAAACCGTGCTTCTTTTCTAGGCATTGTTCATTTTGCTATTTCAGTAGGAAGTAAAAAACAAGTAGACCAATTAACACAACAATTAGAAAATGATGGTTATACCGTAATCAGCCAACCAAGAACTACAGGAGATGGTTATTATGAAAGCGTTGTTTTAGATCCTGAAAATAATCCTATTGAAATTACGATATAA
- the metK gene encoding methionine adenosyltransferase (Catalyzes the formation of S-adenosylmethionine from methionine and ATP. The overall synthetic reaction is composed of two sequential steps, AdoMet formation and the subsequent tripolyphosphate hydrolysis which occurs prior to release of AdoMet from the enzyme; Belongs to the AdoMet synthase family.; KEGG: hcm:HCD_00280 S-adenosylmethionine synthetase), whose amino-acid sequence MGYLFTSESVSEGHPDKIADQISDAILDRFLAFDQNSKVAVETLVTTGQVVLAGEVRSSTYVDVQKAAREVISKIGYTKSEYQFDANSCGILSAIHEQSQEINQGVDRANKEEQGAGDQGMMFGYATNETTTYMPLALDLSHRILKELAKLRRENAEIQYLRPDAKSQVTIEYNNDNKPVRIDSIVISTQHDDFAEDQAMLEKIKFDLINILIPRIKAQLSEELQALFTNDIVYHINPTGKFVIGGPHGDTGLTGRKIIVDTYGGKGAHGGGAFSGKDPSKVDRSAAYAARHIAKNLVAANVADEILVQVSYAIGVAKPTGIYVNTYGTSKVNLTDGEIAQKVQELVDLRPYAIEQRLKLRNPIYSETASYGHMGREPQIVQKSFTNTAGDTVQTEVELFTWEKLDLVELFKENIK is encoded by the coding sequence ATGGGATATTTATTTACATCTGAATCCGTTTCAGAAGGTCATCCAGATAAGATTGCAGATCAAATTTCTGATGCAATTTTAGATCGGTTTTTAGCTTTTGATCAAAATTCAAAAGTTGCAGTCGAAACATTGGTTACAACTGGGCAAGTTGTTTTAGCAGGAGAAGTACGTTCTTCAACTTATGTAGATGTTCAAAAAGCAGCCCGAGAAGTTATTTCAAAAATTGGTTATACGAAAAGTGAATATCAGTTTGATGCTAATTCGTGTGGTATTCTTTCTGCAATTCATGAACAATCACAAGAAATCAATCAAGGTGTTGATCGTGCAAATAAAGAAGAACAAGGTGCTGGTGATCAAGGAATGATGTTTGGTTATGCTACCAATGAAACGACTACCTACATGCCTTTAGCTTTAGATTTATCACATCGTATTTTAAAAGAATTAGCCAAATTAAGACGTGAAAATGCTGAAATTCAATATTTACGCCCTGATGCTAAATCTCAAGTTACCATTGAATATAATAACGATAATAAACCCGTTCGAATCGATTCAATTGTTATTTCAACACAACATGATGATTTTGCAGAGGATCAAGCTATGTTAGAAAAAATTAAATTTGATTTAATTAATATTCTAATTCCACGTATTAAAGCTCAATTATCGGAAGAGCTACAAGCCTTATTTACTAACGATATTGTTTACCACATTAATCCTACTGGAAAATTCGTAATCGGGGGTCCTCACGGAGACACAGGTTTAACTGGACGAAAAATTATCGTTGATACCTATGGAGGAAAAGGTGCTCATGGTGGAGGTGCATTCTCAGGAAAAGATCCTTCAAAAGTAGACCGTTCAGCTGCCTACGCAGCACGCCATATTGCTAAAAATTTAGTAGCTGCTAATGTTGCTGATGAAATTTTAGTACAAGTATCCTATGCTATTGGGGTAGCAAAACCTACAGGTATTTATGTCAATACGTATGGTACCTCTAAAGTGAATTTAACGGATGGTGAAATTGCTCAAAAAGTACAAGAATTGGTTGATTTAAGACCTTACGCAATTGAACAACGTTTAAAATTACGAAACCCAATATACAGCGAAACAGCTTCTTACGGTCATATGGGAAGAGAACCTCAAATCGTTCAAAAATCATTTACTAATACTGCAGGAGATACTGTTCAAACTGAAGTTGAGCTTTTTACTTGGGAAAAATTGGATTTAGTTGAATTATTTAAAGAAAATATCAAGTAA
- a CDS encoding metalloendopeptidase OMA1, mitochondrial (Metalloprotease that is part of the quality control system in the inner membrane of mitochondria. Following stress conditions that induce loss of mitochondrial membrane potential, mediates cleavage of OPA1 at S1 position, leading to OPA1 inactivation and negative regulation of mitochondrial fusion. May also cleave UQCC3 under these conditions. Its role in mitochondrial quality control is essential for regulating lipid metabolism as well as to maintain body temperature and energy expenditure under cold-stress conditions; Belongs to the peptidase M48 family.) produces MKKIITGLLSIALFVGCATNPVTGRKQLSMVSESTLFPQSFAAYQQTLKESKVSANPQYNAQVQRVGKRIQAAVEKFFQDIGKPNALANYQWEYKVIDSDQLNAWCMPGGKVAFYTGILPVCKDDAGVAVVMGHEIAHAIANHGGERMSQGQLINLGGAAVAIGAGGASAGTQEALMQAYGIGSQVGMLSYSRKHESEADEMGILFMSLAGYDPTVAPAFWERMEAMSAASGGEAPPEFLSTHPHPQTRIADLNALMPVATQVYKTRSIQPYFQAKGKKR; encoded by the coding sequence ATGAAAAAAATTATTACTGGGTTATTATCTATAGCATTGTTTGTAGGGTGTGCTACAAATCCTGTAACAGGTCGTAAACAATTAAGTATGGTTTCAGAATCTACTTTGTTTCCTCAGTCGTTTGCAGCCTATCAACAAACTTTAAAAGAAAGTAAAGTGTCAGCAAACCCACAATATAATGCACAAGTACAACGTGTAGGAAAGCGAATTCAGGCAGCGGTGGAGAAATTTTTTCAAGATATAGGAAAACCGAATGCACTAGCTAATTATCAATGGGAATATAAAGTAATTGATAGTGATCAATTAAATGCATGGTGTATGCCAGGAGGAAAAGTAGCTTTTTATACAGGAATTTTACCTGTTTGTAAAGATGATGCTGGAGTTGCTGTTGTAATGGGACATGAAATTGCGCATGCTATTGCAAACCATGGAGGGGAACGTATGAGTCAAGGTCAATTAATAAATTTAGGAGGTGCTGCAGTAGCTATTGGAGCTGGAGGTGCTAGTGCTGGAACTCAAGAAGCTTTGATGCAGGCTTATGGTATTGGTTCTCAAGTAGGAATGTTAAGTTATAGTAGAAAGCATGAATCAGAAGCAGATGAAATGGGAATCTTATTTATGTCTTTGGCTGGATATGATCCTACAGTTGCACCTGCATTTTGGGAACGAATGGAAGCAATGTCAGCAGCAAGTGGAGGAGAAGCTCCCCCTGAATTTTTGTCAACTCACCCACATCCACAAACACGTATTGCTGATTTGAATGCATTAATGCCGGTAGCAACACAAGTTTATAAAACAAGATCAATTCAACCTTATTTTCAAGCTAAAGGGAAAAAAAGGTAA
- the yesM gene encoding histidine kinase (Member of the two-component regulatory system LytS/LytT that probably regulates genes involved in cell wall metabolism. Contains 1 GAF domain; Contains 1 histidine kinase domain.; KEGG: pgm:PGRAT_30365 two-component system, sensor histidine kinase YesM), with protein MKSGVKNIVVALVLSLCIGGLFFIVNDRFTTHASPIVYFLFWLIIASCFAIPSFLLAVLLDRFFPWSTFKNRLFITIVANLVLLFALSVLLSYAEISLYSEKQYTLSEYVLSRKGQLKIFFYFVLALMFSFFFHAKGFYEALIASKKREIQLIEEKKETELSALKAQIDPHFLFNNLNVLHALIDENPEKAQEFVGELSKVYRYVLEAKDQEVVVLEDEINFAKRYFNLLQKRFEKGIELQVEVSSLMKKMVPLTLQTALENAIKHNHISEENPLKIMIVEDHNSLIIRNNYQKKEVLHSNKIGLRNLRKRYELLNHKLEIQQTEDWFELRIPLIGLKMSEK; from the coding sequence ATGAAATCAGGAGTTAAAAATATTGTAGTAGCCTTAGTATTGTCATTATGTATAGGAGGTTTATTTTTTATAGTAAATGATCGTTTTACAACCCATGCATCTCCTATTGTATATTTTTTGTTTTGGTTAATTATAGCAAGTTGTTTTGCTATACCGTCATTTTTATTAGCTGTATTATTAGATCGTTTTTTCCCATGGAGCACATTTAAAAATCGTTTGTTTATAACAATTGTAGCTAATTTAGTGTTGTTGTTTGCGCTATCGGTATTATTATCTTATGCAGAAATATCACTGTATTCAGAAAAGCAATATACATTATCGGAATATGTATTGAGTAGAAAAGGTCAATTAAAAATATTTTTCTACTTTGTATTAGCACTAATGTTTTCTTTTTTCTTTCATGCAAAAGGTTTTTATGAGGCTTTAATTGCAAGTAAAAAAAGAGAAATTCAATTGATTGAAGAAAAGAAAGAAACTGAACTAAGTGCTTTGAAAGCACAAATTGATCCTCATTTTTTGTTTAATAATTTAAATGTTTTACATGCATTAATTGACGAAAACCCGGAAAAGGCACAAGAATTTGTAGGAGAACTTTCAAAAGTGTATCGATATGTTTTAGAAGCTAAAGATCAAGAAGTAGTTGTATTAGAAGATGAAATAAACTTTGCAAAACGGTATTTTAATTTATTACAAAAACGGTTTGAAAAGGGAATTGAATTACAGGTTGAAGTATCCAGTTTGATGAAAAAGATGGTTCCTTTAACTCTACAAACTGCATTAGAAAATGCTATAAAACATAATCATATTTCGGAAGAGAATCCTTTGAAAATTATGATTGTTGAAGATCATAATAGTTTGATAATTAGGAACAATTACCAAAAGAAAGAAGTTTTACATTCTAATAAAATAGGATTGCGTAATTTAAGAAAACGTTATGAGTTGTTGAATCATAAATTAGAAATACAGCAAACGGAAGATTGGTTTGAATTAAGGATTCCTTTGATAGGATTAAAAATGAGTGAAAAATGA
- a CDS encoding transcriptional regulatory protein YpdB (Member of the two-component regulatory system YpdA/YpdB involved in carbon control network. Regulates expression of yhjX by binding to its promoter region (By similarity); Contains 1 HTH LytTR-type DNA-binding domain; Contains 1 response regulatory domain.) translates to MIRTLIIEDEKPAARQLSKMAKSNGLEVVAMVHSVIEGKKWLKKNEQPDLIISDIQLGDGLSFDIYKAFELKSFVLFTTAFDQYTLKAFKLNSVDYLLKPILNEDFKRAIDKFKTYQKPFNFNQLEPFFQQKKVYKERFVVSVGQQLKIINTEDIDGFSSENKVTYLHTENRRYWIDESLEELENVLNPMLFFRVNRQYIVKLTSIEKIISYTNSRLKLNIQSIEEEMIVSRERVKDFKKWIGK, encoded by the coding sequence ATGATTAGAACATTAATTATAGAAGATGAAAAACCAGCTGCACGTCAGTTAAGTAAAATGGCAAAAAGTAATGGTTTGGAAGTTGTAGCAATGGTTCATTCTGTTATAGAAGGAAAAAAATGGTTGAAAAAAAATGAACAACCCGATTTAATTATTTCAGATATTCAGTTGGGAGATGGGTTGAGTTTTGATATTTATAAAGCATTTGAATTGAAAAGCTTTGTTCTTTTTACGACTGCTTTTGATCAGTATACTTTAAAAGCATTTAAATTGAATAGTGTTGATTATCTTTTAAAACCTATTTTAAATGAAGATTTTAAAAGAGCAATTGATAAATTTAAAACGTACCAGAAACCCTTCAATTTTAATCAGCTTGAACCCTTTTTTCAACAAAAAAAAGTGTATAAAGAACGTTTTGTTGTTTCAGTAGGTCAACAATTAAAAATTATTAATACAGAGGATATAGATGGTTTTTCTTCAGAAAATAAAGTGACCTATCTTCATACAGAAAATAGACGTTATTGGATTGATGAATCATTAGAAGAACTAGAAAATGTATTAAATCCAATGCTTTTTTTTAGAGTAAATAGGCAATACATTGTTAAGTTAACGTCTATTGAAAAAATTATTTCCTATACAAATTCTAGATTAAAGCTGAATATACAATCCATTGAAGAAGAGATGATTGTGAGTAGAGAACGTGTTAAAGACTTTAAAAAATGGATTGGGAAATAA
- the mgs|bgsB gene encoding 1,2-diacylglycerol 3-alpha-glucosyltransferase (KEGG: mps:MPTP_0565 1,2-diacylglycerol 3-alpha-glucosyltransferase; Hexosyltransferases), with the protein MKILMVLEREFPEDERVEKEALSLIKAGHEVHLACFTRQNRTSEEIFKGIHIHRKPISNFILKKASVAALKIPLYFKFWKDFLFEINKKEKFEVLHIHDLPLARVGYEVAKKIKAKWVLDLHENWAGLLSVSEHTKTFLGRILSSNSEWEAYETRYCNVADQIIVVVEEAKDRLVKKGIFKYKIAVVSNTISIPFEVKEKEIYNPFTFIYAGGITYHRGLQYVLEGLALVNQSFSDWQLVLVGAGRYVENLKKQAKELKIDNKVLFLGHQPYEKMMHFLAGADCCLIPHVKSSHTDHTIPNKLFQYMYLKKPVLASNCDPIERIVKECQSGLIYDFDNPEQFSEKALEIIQNKENHFGENGHQKVIEKYNWSKEETILVQHYDNLKKNII; encoded by the coding sequence ATGAAGATTTTAATGGTTTTAGAACGTGAATTTCCAGAAGATGAACGTGTAGAGAAAGAAGCATTATCTTTGATCAAAGCAGGTCATGAGGTACATTTAGCTTGTTTTACACGTCAAAATCGTACTTCTGAAGAAATTTTTAAGGGAATTCATATTCATCGAAAACCAATTTCTAATTTTATACTGAAAAAAGCGAGTGTTGCGGCTTTGAAAATTCCCCTTTATTTTAAATTTTGGAAAGATTTTTTATTTGAAATTAATAAAAAAGAAAAATTTGAGGTACTTCATATTCATGATTTGCCTTTAGCAAGAGTAGGGTATGAAGTTGCAAAGAAAATAAAAGCTAAGTGGGTTCTAGATCTTCATGAAAATTGGGCAGGACTTCTTTCTGTTTCAGAACATACCAAAACTTTTTTAGGAAGAATTCTAAGTTCTAATTCAGAATGGGAAGCTTATGAAACGCGATATTGTAATGTAGCAGATCAAATTATCGTAGTAGTTGAAGAAGCTAAAGATCGATTAGTTAAAAAAGGAATTTTTAAATATAAAATAGCAGTTGTTTCTAATACGATTTCAATTCCTTTTGAAGTAAAAGAAAAAGAGATATATAATCCATTTACATTTATTTATGCAGGAGGAATTACTTATCATAGAGGATTGCAATATGTTTTAGAAGGATTAGCATTAGTTAATCAATCGTTTTCAGATTGGCAATTAGTTTTAGTAGGGGCAGGTCGTTATGTTGAGAATTTGAAAAAGCAAGCGAAAGAATTGAAAATAGATAATAAAGTTCTCTTTTTAGGACATCAACCCTATGAAAAGATGATGCATTTTTTAGCCGGAGCTGATTGCTGTTTAATTCCACATGTAAAGTCTTCTCATACAGATCATACGATTCCTAATAAATTATTTCAATATATGTATTTGAAAAAACCTGTTTTGGCTTCAAATTGTGATCCGATTGAACGGATTGTTAAAGAGTGTCAAAGTGGATTGATTTATGATTTTGATAATCCTGAGCAATTTAGTGAAAAAGCTTTGGAAATAATTCAGAATAAGGAAAATCATTTTGGAGAAAATGGACACCAAAAAGTGATTGAAAAATACAATTGGTCAAAAGAGGAAACAATATTAGTCCAACATTATGATAATTTAAAAAAGAACATCATCTAA
- a CDS encoding ribosomal-protein-alanine N-acetyltransferase (KEGG: ehr:EHR_04230 ribosomal-protein-alanine N-acetyltransferase), which yields MMIFKTKRLIVRDLIESDRVDFYDMMGNPKVMNPIPMKILTKVESDQKFDEFVNLCKQKSEKKIWAVILENEFIGICGLIKNNENEDEIAYRFREKHWGLGYGTEIAEGLLKYGFEKLNSPIITADVFIENKQSMKIIEKFMEFHFEFFSKEWNCMDRRYKITRSEWLKRDNIT from the coding sequence ATGATGATTTTTAAAACAAAACGATTAATAGTTAGAGACTTGATTGAATCAGATCGAGTGGATTTTTATGATATGATGGGTAATCCAAAAGTGATGAATCCTATACCAATGAAAATATTAACGAAAGTTGAAAGTGATCAAAAATTTGATGAATTTGTTAATTTGTGTAAACAAAAGTCTGAAAAGAAAATATGGGCTGTGATTTTGGAGAATGAGTTCATTGGGATATGTGGATTGATTAAAAATAATGAAAATGAAGATGAAATTGCATATCGCTTCAGAGAAAAACATTGGGGATTGGGATATGGTACAGAAATAGCAGAAGGTTTGCTAAAGTATGGATTTGAAAAATTAAATTCACCTATAATTACTGCCGATGTTTTTATTGAAAATAAACAATCCATGAAAATTATTGAAAAGTTTATGGAGTTTCATTTTGAATTTTTTAGTAAAGAATGGAATTGTATGGATAGGCGTTATAAAATAACACGTTCTGAATGGTTAAAAAGGGATAATATTACTTAA
- a CDS encoding miniconductance mechanosensitive channel YbdG (Mechanosensitive channel of miniconductance that confers protection against mild hypoosmotic shock. Overexpression confers protection against severe shocks; Belongs to the MscS (TC 1.A.23) family.): MYKIHHFITENIKSLELSTFLENILIGIVDLTLLTFLAVLLDYILKKIFLLIAQRVVSKTKFNWDNVLFENRVFNSVSHFISISIIILLTSLLIPEKYEHLAEFINNILYVAFIIIFIQFITRVIDSVVTISTSENNHRTVAVRSFAQLSKILTYIFGAILLVSILLKQDITVIIGSLSALTAVIILVFKDTILGFVSGVQIASTKMIKVGDWIAIPKHDVDGVVMEINLVSAKIRNWDKTISSVPTYDLISSTVKSYEPMKEANVRRIKRSLIFNIKSFSFLESADLEKFNHFQLIKPYLEEKITELHEDNTIHHINEDSLINGRRLTNIGVFRKYTELYLKKHSQIDQNQTLIVRQLDPTPHGLPLEIYCFTTSSDWVTYESIQADIFDHLLTSAREFNLDLVQVLTN; this comes from the coding sequence ATGTATAAGATTCATCATTTTATTACAGAAAATATTAAATCTCTTGAACTTTCAACCTTTCTTGAAAATATTCTTATTGGAATTGTGGATCTTACGCTATTAACATTTTTGGCCGTATTACTAGATTACATCCTTAAAAAGATTTTCTTATTAATAGCCCAACGTGTGGTTAGTAAAACAAAATTCAATTGGGACAATGTTCTATTCGAAAATCGTGTATTCAATAGTGTAAGTCACTTTATATCAATTTCAATTATCATCCTTTTGACTTCCCTATTGATTCCTGAAAAATATGAACACTTAGCTGAGTTTATCAATAACATTCTTTATGTAGCCTTCATTATTATTTTTATACAATTTATAACCCGAGTAATCGATTCCGTTGTTACCATTTCTACTTCTGAAAACAATCACCGAACTGTTGCTGTAAGAAGTTTTGCTCAATTATCAAAAATATTAACCTATATTTTTGGAGCAATCCTTTTGGTTTCCATACTTTTAAAACAAGACATTACAGTTATCATAGGAAGTTTATCAGCCTTAACAGCTGTTATCATTTTGGTTTTTAAAGATACCATTTTGGGCTTTGTATCGGGTGTTCAAATTGCTTCTACTAAAATGATTAAAGTTGGGGACTGGATTGCCATCCCTAAACATGATGTAGATGGTGTTGTAATGGAAATTAATTTAGTATCAGCAAAAATTCGAAATTGGGATAAAACCATTAGCTCAGTTCCAACTTATGACCTAATCTCTTCTACAGTGAAAAGTTATGAACCTATGAAAGAAGCTAATGTTCGTAGAATTAAACGTTCTTTAATTTTTAATATTAAATCATTTTCCTTTTTAGAATCAGCTGATTTAGAAAAATTTAATCATTTTCAACTTATAAAACCCTATCTGGAAGAAAAAATCACTGAATTACACGAAGATAACACTATACATCATATCAATGAAGATTCACTCATTAACGGTAGGCGATTAACCAACATTGGAGTTTTTAGAAAATATACAGAACTTTATCTTAAAAAGCACTCTCAAATAGACCAAAATCAAACTTTAATTGTAAGACAATTAGACCCTACTCCTCACGGTCTACCTTTAGAAATCTATTGTTTTACTACAAGTTCTGACTGGGTTACATACGAAAGTATACAGGCTGATATATTTGATCATTTATTAACATCTGCACGTGAATTCAACTTGGATTTAGTACAAGTTTTAACCAATTAA